The Cheilinus undulatus linkage group 17, ASM1832078v1, whole genome shotgun sequence genomic sequence TTACCTCTGGCATGTCCTTCCTGCTTTGTTAGCTACTAAGCCTACTGACACAGTGATGGGGGTCTCTCAGGCAGGCTGGGAGggggtgtgagtgtgagagagagtgtgttTTGTGTCAGAGTGAAAAGGCAGCAGGGTTTGTCCTCCTCGTAATCCGTCCTCCCCGGGGGGCCCCTGCAGCCCCTCTGCGTTTCTTGTCATCGTCGCCCTCCGTGACGTCCTCAGTATCGGTACATGTCGTAGGTACTGACCCAAGACGAAGGGAAAGTCCACGAGGGAAACCTGCGGAGGATTTCCTCCAGTTGAGCAGTCCTCTGATCTTGTCCGAAGAAATAGTGGGAGGAAATGGCGACGGAGATCATCCCCTCTGGACCTGACGGGTCGGGGTCCCTGGGAGGCTGACggtgaaagaaaaaacataatcGTCAGCACAGAGAACTATGAAACACCAGCAGATTTTCAGGCTCAATGAAAAATCACCTCATCCTGAGCTTGATTATGCCGCACAGTCTAGGCTTATATATTGCATTCCAAACGAgtctttaaaaaggtcaaagagTTTTTCTTGACCCGAGCATTTCTTAATGCAATTCAAAAAACTTCTAATCTTCTGAACTGGAGTTTAAAGGTTTTCACATGATGGAGACACAGTCCAACTGTGTCCTGACTGGAGTTAATCTCCTGCAGACATCACAGGCTGAGGCCCTGAGGTGCAGTTTGGCAGAAATTTAGAAATGTAAGGAATGAAAGGAATGGTATAAAAATGGTCTTGATAGAGCGATGGATAGTGCACCTGTATATGATGGCTGATACTAACTTGTGGGCAAGGAAGAGCATTCTGACTGGAATTATTAGCTGGGAAATATGCTTATTTGCTGTCTTGCCAAGAGTTAGATCCCAACATAATACCTCTAAATGCTAAGCATGAATATAAAGCTTAGTATTAATACTGAAAATAGGGGTAAACACATCACCTGGCTCTGTATAAACGAATGAACTTAATCTTCCAACACCTCTAAAGCTCATTTATTTGCAAGTGTTATTATTGTTAAAGCATGCGGACCCTTTGAGTGTACAGAAGCAAAATTAACTTGCATTATTGGGTGTTTTTTCCCAGTGATGTGATTTAAGAAAAGCTTTTTCATCTTAATTCTTCACCTAAACCACTGCTGATGCTTTCCAAGTGTATGTCCATGCCACAACAGAGGACAGTTTGAAAAATTCACTCAAGACAAATATACAGCAAAGTTATAAAATATTGACaagtaaataaagtaaaaaatgaccTTCATTCTAAAAGGAAGGTACCTGTATTTCAAACCAGAAAGTCCACGTTGGCGCGTCAAGGCCATGAGAATAGAAGACAAAATATTCTCCACTCAGGTCGAACTGAGGTGTCCCGTCCCCGAAGGACCAGGTGGAAAGGCTGGCGCCTCTGTGAGGCATTAGGTACAGAGACATGTGGCTGGGGCCTGCACAGGGGGGACATGGGAggacagaaacatttttataacacATTTAGGACATCTGAAATGGTCAGTGAGCAGTCTGTCACACCCCTAACTCCAAGAGCTCTCAGCGAGTCATCCTCTTCAAACTGGACTGTTTTAGGAACTTGTTTGTTCCCAACtcaattgaaaatgtcaaataattCTTCTTACTGCTGTATAACTTCTGCAATAGCATCATTAcgtctttttctgcattttttttcttataaagttgtttttttcatgcagATCTTCTGCAAAATGTTGTTTGTTATTTTCCTTGATCTGAGCTTCTGTGCTAAAACgtggattgtttttgtttgtttctagtGTTTTCTTTAGATATTCTATTGAGGCAGCACTGAAGTCAGACAAAATCATCACTTAAGGAGTGAATTATATGATTTTCTACTGAATGCATCTTATTGTAGCTCATCGCACCATACTGTTAAGTATCTTCAGCATCACATCACATTATATAGTATAGTAGTATCATATCGTTACTCACTGTACCCCATCACATCTTTTTGTATGGTATCCTAGTGAATCACATAGCACTATACAATCATATCATAATGTTTGGCACAGCATCATATAGTAATGTGTCAAATACTGTATATTATTCACATCTTTTTAGCATTGCATTGTTTCTCAATGTAGTACTGTATCATTTTGCATGCTATCTCattatacagtgcctataaaaagtgtttacccccttggatattttattgtttttattgattttataaatcaatcatggttgataaaatttggcttttttgacaaaaaaatacagtaaaaaatctttaatgtcaaagtgaaaacagatttctacaaagtaatgtcaactgaacaaaaatgtgtaatgtaaaataattgactgcataaatatttaccccctaaagttagtatttagtagatgcacttttggctgcaatcacagttCTGAGTcagtgtggacaggtctcagtcaggcttgcacatctagacacaacaattttactccattcttctttgtaaaaccaGGGGTCAGTGACTTAGATTCTTTTTTTGCATCCGTCCcaacttatactttttaataagtacattttttaattaaattggcattactttgtaggaataattcattttattttattggccatgattgatttttaaaaaccaataaaagggtaaaacatcaaagggtgtgaatactttttataggtactgaATCATATATTGTGCCCTCTCACATCATATAGTAACGTTATGTATTGCCTCAGCTGTCAGTGTATGATGTATGGTATTGCATCCTGCAGTACTgtattatattgttttatatcaaatATACTGTCATATAGAATCATAtcttgtattgtatcatactgcATAATATCTAACTGTAACTGCATACATCAAAAATGAAAGTCATATCAGTACACTGGCCAGATGAGgcaatgttttgatgttttctgaGTTAATATACCGTATATTTCAACTTGACCCTCGACTTTAACTCCTGACCTTTTGCACTGAACGTCATCTTGACCGTCCCCCAGCTGGTCTCTTCTCTGGACAGCAGGCTGAACTCCACAGGAGAGCTGGGAGACACTTCAGGTGCAGGAAGGTACCAGTTTTTCCTGCAAATACATCAAAATACCTCAAGCATAATAAATGCAtcactgaataaaaacagagcatGTGAGAGCTCTACTTAAAGCTTCAAAGATGAGTTACTGACTTGCTTAAGAACTTCACAGGCAGGAACCAGGGGTAGCCACAGAAAGGTCGGTCCTCTCTGCAGTGGGTGCGAATGCTGTCGTTGATCTCGGGGATGTGGGGGGAGATGTGCTGTATGGCCGTGTAGTCAAAACTGTTGATCCACACACCTGAGTCCTGGCTCTCCACCTGGCCCTGGAGACTGTGGAAGGTCCGTGTTGTATGCTGCAATGGGGGCAGATAAACCCACGAGTAAAATCCATTTGACATCCAAAGAGGACATGGAATGAACcagatttttactttaatcatTTGAAGAGGAAAATAATTTAGAATAAATGTTTCCTTGTACATGCAGTACATTTGGAAAGTATTCAACCCCacttatgtaaatgtgatatttcaggttttttaatttttcatacatttgcaaaaaaaattgaaaattctgttttcactttaccATGATGAAATACAGAGAGTAGATCAATAACAATAAAAGGGATTTCTTTTTCAACTGTATCATCAGACTGTGAcataatcacatttaaaaagtgagggggagtctgaatactttctaaattcACTGTATTTGTGCTTTTGTACGCGTGTTGTGACTTGAACCTGTAGGAAGACTCGCTTCGGCCGGGGGCTGTCTGGATTGCCTGAGTAAGGAAAAAGGAGGCCACAGGACACCAAGAGAAACATGATGATAAATACTGAGCCCAGACCAGCCAGGATCCACTTAGTGCTCCGGACCAAGTAGATGaaatgcagctgaaacagaCATAAATTGTAAGATGTAACAGAAGTGGAGGAGCAGTCCACACAGCAGCATTTTAAgatgttaaaaacatgaaaacataatcATGGTAAAATGGGAGCTATTTCTAAACCTGttgtttataaaaacaaatccatTCAGCCTCTGTATTGTCAGTCAATTattgttttctaaaaaaaaaaaaaaagctaaataaaatatttctatCAGCAGCTTTGGGagggaatacatttttaatcatgtaAGCTCTCTCCTGCACACACTTCTACTGACTGAGagagtcaaaatgtttgatgcATTGTTACTCCTTGAACAATACTATTATCTTAATGATGGACACCATccaaaaaaaatacatagactttaaaaaaacaacatcctCACTGGTAAAATGTTTgtacagaaatgttgccaataatttgtgcaatttaacaGTGCATGGGAGtggataaaaacaagaaaattaacCAATATAAGGTGCCCAGGAGTTATATTCCAAGGTGattctgcttctttttgttaaatattgGATTACtcacaaaaaaagaggagagaaagatgGTTGCCAGCGTCACCAAAGTGGCCAGCACCACCTCAGGAGGTATCTCTGTCCCGCTACGACCCATGATAGGTGTGAAAATCTCAAACACCACCCAAATAAGGAACATGAAGTGGACATATGGCAGAGCCAGGCCCAACAGATAGAGCACACTGTACTTCACTGAtgctcctgcagagagacagagacatgaGTGTATGTGACATAGAGACCTAGCAGAGAATCTTATCATTAGGGTGGACTCAAACCTTACTAGTTCTCAGTAAATGATTACATATACTATCTACTGGAATCTATTCCAAAAGCTACGCCAGATCAATCACACAGTTTCAATTATGTTTTTGAACATTGTTCTACACATGAATAGTTTTTGAACTGattacatatttaaaaaggAGATGAGAAAGCCTGTCTTCCTTTCAGTTCTGCACAGCGAGGTGGgtgttatttttcattcatctaTGCCAGAGAATTGTTCACTACAGGTCCCCTAGTTTTGCAATAAGAAAGGGATTTCCAAAAATTGTTAAACAATCTGACAAAGCCTTTACTTTCAGTACAATATGGCCTCTGGGAGAGGAAACTAAGGCTCTAAATGCTGTTGTGATAATCCTGTCTTTCCCTTGACTTTTAACTAAAACAGAAAGTAACAGTAATCAATAGATGTTTAATTAGAATCAAGCTTAAATCTGAGTCTTTtcatttaacttatttatatGTTAAAGCCCCTGTGAGGAAACACGGAACTGAGACAGTTTAACACCCTGTGGACAAAGCTGTGCTTCTTACAGAGGAGGATAAAATTATTATCcaccaataaaaaaaagcaatatttattttttaaagtatttcccaagtgcttttaaacagaaCAAGGAATATTTATCACAGCCTTTCTAAACAtccaagttttattttggatgcttacattatttcactgcacacagaaacaaaattatttcttttctctggtaattaggtgtttttttttacccttgCCCTGACCCTAAACCCCATTATATTATAACATTgtggcattttatttttctgccaattAGGTAGTGTTTTACCCTTGCCCTAACCCTCAAACCCTAACCCCATAACTAGCATAATATTGTGgcatttttatttctcttgtAAAAAGGTGGTGGTAGTGTTTCACCCTTTGCCTATTGCATAACTATCATAATATTGAGGCAATTCTCTAGTAATTAGGTGTTATTTTGccctaaccctcataatattgtggcattTCTCTGGTACTAAGGTTGTATTTTACTGAGTAAACtctaagaaataaaatgaaaattttctACAGAGGGCTGCTTGGTAATTCCAAGGTagttctttattttggcccactaaatTCAAGTGAGTCCTGCCCTAAtagtttttaagtaatttttaggGTGTTACACCAGtgttaccagagaactgccacaatatcacaaggaattacttgataataaATACATTATTGCTGGGTAAATGCTTCCTCATCATTATCATATTTCCAAATTATTACTTAGtaaaattccaacttattaCTGTGTAATTAACATCtttttcttgagaaattactaaaTGATTACTAATTATTACTATAGCATTACTAgataattagggcccactaaaataaaatgccaaaaatgtgcccctgcttcttttttatttgccatttaTTGTAAAGTAAGTTGATGGAGTGTGTTACCTTTATGTTTGAATTCTTTGGCCAGCAGTAGTCTGGTGGCCAGAGGGAAGGCCACCATTAGCATGGGCACATAGGCTGAGCACAGGCCCTGCTGGGTGAGCCACACCAGGCTGCAGCACCACAGAAGTATGCTCACATCAAAGAAGAGATCGCCCAGCTCTACCAAACGCACCCCCTGCACAGACACAATGCATGATAAAGTTAGAGACACTGGTATGGTActgatttgtttattttaagacGTACAGTACAGCTTTTGAGCACCTGATGTGCAGGGGAGATACAAAAAGCTTACCAGAGGAGAAAAATATCCTCGCTTTGTAGGACAAACTGcttttcaaaatgtgttttagcaACATCCATATGCatgtatttgaaaaataaaaacataagtaAGCACAGAGCCATCGGTtatgaacagaaaaatatgatgcagctctttctttctcagctttaacagaaagaaaaaatgtttaaccctAAAGCCTGATGATAAGTTTTATTAAGGGAGACAATCTAATGTCTTTGATTAGAAAGACAATTAAACTAAAAATAGTTTGGACTGAGAGTTGTTAatgtttcctttatttccttcCTAAGGCTTTACTAATTATTTGTTTGTAAAAAACTTTTCACAGGATCTTTAGGGgccaaaatattttgaaatacagGAAATGCATGACCACTAGCTGCTGACTGTTAATTGGGAAAAACACAACAGGAACAAAGTAGTCACATTATGACTGAGTATTTCCCTTACCTTGCAAAAGGAAACTCTTACAATGAGCACTACTTTATCTAAAACCTAACCAATAAACTATTAAGTAAAAAGAAATCACTAACACTACATGTTTTTAATAACCTGCAGAGAGCATTCAGCAGATTGAGAAGCTTgcagaaatattttgttttgaagcTCAACATTTCACAAGGCAGTCCTGTTTGAATCAAAGATCATGGAAACAGTGTTAGAGTTCCCTGCTGTCTAAATGTAGTTTTGAAATGAGATTCTGATATGGCTCAAGATGGGACTGCTGCCACACAGAGGGCACTGTCTTTTATTCACATATTTGCATGCAATTTGCAATTCTTGGggaaaccatattttattctcaatagaacataaaaatgaGGCCAAAGACATGTTTTGTACTTTGAATAGAGATTCTGTTTCATTAGTGATGAAGCCCTGTGTTGTCTGGGAGAAAGATTAGTCTGAGTCCTTTCTGGAAAACGGCCATGAAAAGCTTCAATTCATAAAGTGGCTAGTTCCTGATGAAAATACTCTTTCTGTAATGGCTTCACCCTCAAATAGAAGCTTGCATTCACTAAATGTGTGACTTCCAACGTGTCAGCTGAACTGTAACTAGCTGCTCTTAAAGTATACAGaatgtgaaaaattaatgaaaatgtcTTGTGTAGAAGCAGGCAAAGATGCTTCCATATGATAGCCGTGAAAGCATGAGATACTTTCCTCTGAACTGACTTTCAAGacccagagagagaaaaggtcaaCAGGCATTAAGCTTCGGTGAATAAGAGGGGGGAATACTGCTGGTGTGACAGTCTTATAGtcattcaaacacaaacacacaaggaTGAACAGTTCTGTAATCTCTATGAAAAAAGAGGAACCGTCTGGCTGTCAACTCACTGAACTTTAGCCTGATTAAATCATGATGGCATATCACTCTAAAGTAAATAATTTAACTTGGAATCATTTGTAACCACTAAGGCCATGCTGTTCACTTCTATGTGTATAACTCTCACATGTAGATTGACTACACTTACAACAGGAAGTATCTTTACAGATATTAATCTGAGTCAAACTGGTTCCAGTCTTTTAGCTTTAACTGAAAAACTATGTCAACATTCACCTTTGCCCAACATTTTCTTATTCAACTTTGCACCGCAGCTCTATTTCAGGGGGAAGTGACATCCTTAAAAGCCAAGCATTACGTGGTTTATCCTTATCAAGTTCAACAGAAGTGACAATCACTATGATAAATGGCACTTTACCAGAACTTCTGAGCAAAAGATAGCTCTGCTTGGCACAAGAACTGGGATCAGAATCCTCCTCATACAGTATGTGGAAGTTAGGAGATTTGGAGTGGAAGACAGGTCTTTTGCAACACTTCAAATGAAGCTTTTTGaaagacaataaaacaaaactttaataTCTCAACTTACTCCGAAGTACAAGTTCTTTGCCAGCGTGTGGACAAGGATCATTTTGCCTGTGGCAGCAGACCCATACAGGCAGATGGATGCGTAGAAGTGGGTGTACCAAAACATGGAGCGACCCAGCAGTGTGATGAGTAGAGCGACAATCAGGACTGAGAGCAGGGTGACAAACCAGCTCAGGACTGCTACACCTGTGGCACAAGCCAGGTCTCGGACATAGCGGCCACCTGAGAGGGATGGAGATAAAAGGTTGGTTAAGgtacagaaacagctcattcagCTCTATGAAATCTCTAACCCTGTACACACTCTGTACTTTTAATATGGCAGTACAGACGGACGATACAAAGTAAACTACACTTCGGAAGCAAGAATGTGCATTGATTTTTGTCCAATCCAATTCAAAATTATTTATAAAGgatacttaaaaataaatgttagcCAACTGCCCTgtacaatgaaaaataaaataataatttcataataaaccACAAGGCCAATGTAAAAATATCAGAAGTAAAAATATTAGGACTTgtagaaaaagaagaggaaaaaaacagctcttgGGAAGGAATAAAAGatcattttaagatttaatttaaaaacaagcagTGTGGAGGCAGAGCTCTTAGAGCTTTAAGAGCTGCTTCTGAAAAACCTTGGCAGCCTTTGAGCTTTAACCTTGACCAGGGGACAGTCTGAAGCAACTGATCGGTGGATCTGAGAGTCATGATAAAAGATTAGGTTTAAAAGGCCAGAGAGATAAAAAAGGAGCCAGCTCCTTTAGGAAGGTGTATGTCAATGATAAAATCTTAAAGTCAATCATAGAACACACAGGGATCCAGTGAAGGGCAGCTAAAATATGGTGAAAGTGCTCATATTTGTGCTGGCAACAAAAAGTGCATTCAGTAATAAAGACATCCTGGGATTAAGAGTGTGTGCAACCttctaaaatcattttaagataACAATAAGTCATCCTTGAGAAATGGCAGGAGCTGGAAAGGCACAACTGAGTCTGCTGGTCCGTTTTAAAATCCTAACCCATTATAACCCTACCGAGGGTTTGAGAAAGGGTTTAAAGGGGGATAGGTCCATACTTCGTCAAAAAAATATCAGCCTCCGTTTTATTCTCATCAAGCTTGAGGAAATTTAAAGCCATGTAAGCTTTGATGCCTTTGAGAGAATCCACAGGTGGGCCCAAAGGGTTAGTAATAAAGCTATGTGTCATCggtgtaaaagaagaaaaaggagtcCAGGGTGAGGATGTAAAAGTATgcacccccttgaatgttttattcttttatttgttatataaatcaatcatggttgatattatttggcttttttgaccccccaaaaaaaaccccgttatgtcaaagtgaaaatagatttctacaaagtaatgccagttGAATAGAATCacatgatgtaaaataagttgcagcataaatattcacaccaTTCAAGTAAGTAttaagtagatgcacctttggctgcaatcacagcactgagtcttgTTGATAGTTCTCAATCAGGCTTGAACATCTGAACACAGCAACCTTACtccattttttctttgcaaaactgctcaggtTGCTGGCATGGACAGCCCTTTTtaagttcagccacaaattctctattggactgaggtcttagctttgactcagccactccagaacattcaccttgttgtctttaaacaatttctgtgtagctttgtctgtatgcttcagatcatcgtcttgaaaataaatcttctcccaaccCGTAGTTCTCTTGtggactgaataagattgtcctccaggatttcctatttattgctactttcattttaccctctaccttgaCAAGCCTTCCTTCTCAGCCGGCTgttgagaagcacccccacagcatgatgctgccacc encodes the following:
- the LOC121524735 gene encoding endoplasmic reticulum metallopeptidase 1, producing MESDTTVRRIKPFGTQNYVAQDNDASRDRCGNNGYNGDPKRKPEVNIYLLREGLAASLVSVFILVLWGLVHLSLQQLVIGKPTGDFNAVRARRHLEQVTSVGPRPVGSPENEVLTVNYLLKQIDNIRMETSAGPHQLTVDVQRPTGSFSIDFLGGFTSFYDHVTNIAVRLEPKGGTQHLMLANCHFDTVANSPGASDDAVSCAVMLEVLHALANQSTPLHHGVIFLFNGAEENILQASHGFITQHPWAKQVRAFINLEAAGVGGKEVVFQTGPENPWLVQAYVHAAKHPFASVVGQEVFQSGIIPSDTDFRIYRDFGNIPGIDLAFIENGFIYHTKYDTADRILTDSIQRAGDNILAVLRYLVTSEKLADSSEYRHGNMVFFDLLGVVVVAYPARVGTILNYMVATATFLYLAKKASLPGNGGGRYVRDLACATGVAVLSWFVTLLSVLIVALLITLLGRSMFWYTHFYASICLYGSAATGKMILVHTLAKNLYFGGVRLVELGDLFFDVSILLWCCSLVWLTQQGLCSAYVPMLMVAFPLATRLLLAKEFKHKGASVKYSVLYLLGLALPYVHFMFLIWVVFEIFTPIMGRSGTEIPPEVVLATLVTLATIFLSSFFLHFIYLVRSTKWILAGLGSVFIIMFLLVSCGLLFPYSGNPDSPRPKRVFLQHTTRTFHSLQGQVESQDSGVWINSFDYTAIQHISPHIPEINDSIRTHCREDRPFCGYPWFLPVKFLSKKNWYLPAPEVSPSSPVEFSLLSREETSWGTVKMTFSAKGPSHMSLYLMPHRGASLSTWSFGDGTPQFDLSGEYFVFYSHGLDAPTWTFWFEIQPPRDPDPSGPEGMISVAISSHYFFGQDQRTAQLEEILRRFPSWTFPSSWVSTYDMYRY